The Besnoitia besnoiti strain Bb-Ger1 chromosome IV, whole genome shotgun sequence genome contains a region encoding:
- a CDS encoding hypothetical protein (encoded by transcript BESB_052660), which produces MALLFGVDVQHLSLLVSLASLALTFWYYTNMVLLTQHLQEANTMNVIYADYSSPKTLAALEYIEDFIERYGIDEYPFAFLQQRKQGSEEGRQLDRARRHLTQWFSRVEYFYHFGYLKREALRKFPGAERAKYFLDRVEPLEFVSRKTTRRKHAGVFDFLRALYHLKKHTLRPAFVEKVSQLLDAEELRRGDHAGSRPGEAAAAEPRAAAGAAEARGEGKSDEGQDAVRGEAGASEAGGGPDRAAESPQAEAVKGDTGDAGGAVAAEAEAKAAEQRRAEGLGLLSGEGTSAFENSTPRRRFNAYAMESTGAEGEEDEEDDDDSEPEARGDTAEEDDEESAEDLKGEAEEGTKVKPKDAKDDRGGRAGAESQKASERAPGGAPDGTDQRGEEL; this is translated from the coding sequence ATGGCGTTGCTTTTCGGCGTCGACGTGCAGCATCTCTCGCTGCTTGTCTCGCtggcctcgctggcgctgaCCTTTTGGTACTACACGAACATGGTGCTGCTGACGCAGCACCTGCAAGAGGCGAACACGATGAACGTGATTTACGCGGACTACTCGTCGCCCAAGAccctggcggcgctggagtACATTGAGGACTTCATCGAGCGTTACGGGATCGACGAGTATCCGTTCGccttcctgcagcagcggaagcagggcagcgaggagggccGGCAGCTGGAtcgtgcgcgccgccacctgaCGCAGTGGTTCTCGCGCGTGGAGTACTTTTACCACTTTGGCTACttgaagcgcgaggcgctgcgcaagttccccggcgccgagcgcgccaAGTACTTCCTTGACCGCGTGGAGCCCCTCGAGTTCGTCAGCCGCAAAACCACCCGCCGCAAACACGCCGGGGTCTTTgacttcctccgcgcgctgtaCCATCTCAAGAAACACACCCTCCGTCCAGCCTTCGTCGAAAAAGTGAGCCAACTcctcgacgcggaggaattgcgccgcggcgaccacgCTGGCTCCCGTCCcggggaggcagcggccgcggagccgcgcgcggcagccggcgccgcagaggcgcgcggagaggggaAGAGCGACGAAGGACAAGACGCCGTGCgaggggaggcgggcgcgagcgaagcgGGCGGGGGCCCAGACCGCGCGGCCGAGTccccgcaggcggaggccgtAAAGGGAGAcacgggcgacgcggggggcgccgtggcggcggaggcggaggcaaaggccgcggagcagcggcgggctGAGGGCCTCGGACTGCTGAGCGGAGAAGGCACGTCTGCGTTCGAGaactcgacgccgcggaggcgcttcaACGCGTACGCGATGGAAAGcaccggcgcggagggcgaagaagacgaagaggacgatgACGACTCCgagcccgaggcgcgcggcgacacagcagaggaagacgacgaggagagcgccgagGATCTCAAgggggaggcagaagagggaACAAAAGTGAAGCCGAAAGACGCAAAAGACGACAGAGGAGGACgtgcaggcgcggagagccaGAAGGCTTCTGAGCGAgcgccgggcggcgcgccagacggGACAGACCAAAGGGGAGAAGAGTTGTAG